The window CTATAAAAACATGGAATCAAATTATTCACTTAAATATGATGGAATAGGGCTATTTAATTTCACTTATACAGATAATGATGTAACCATATACCCCGACTTAATAAAAGTAAAAGTAGCTCTCGACAATGGCGAAATAGTGGGTTTTGAGGCTGCAGCTTATCTACATGCACATCATGATAGAGATATACAGACTCCAAAACTAACCCAAGAAGAAGCTAGAGATAAAGTCAGACTAGATTTCAATATAGATAGTGTAAGACTTGCAATAATTCCAAAAGGTTCAAAAGAAGTGCTATGCTACGAATTTAAAGGAAAATATAAGGAAAATGATTATATAGTATATATAAACGCACTAGACGGAAAAGAAGAACAAATACTACAGATAATAAAAGATGAGAATGGAACACTAACGTTTTAGTACATGATGCTTAAATCATTTAATCAATATGTAAAGCTCTCCAAAGGATAGTGCTTATACTACCCTTTGGAGGCATAAAATTTTTTGGAATACCTGTCTAGCTATTCGATATTTAGCAGTCACAAAAATAACTTGCATGGTAGCAAAGGCTTTTGATATCTACGTACATAAATAAATATATTTTATAATGGAATAATTATAGTTGTATGTAAAAAAAACATTATATAGAAATAAAATTTCATTTATGTTATATTATGTTATATAATTGAGCGTAGGAGAATGTAGCTGGTTTTGCTAGGAGGAAGTAAAAGTGTTATATATTAAAACTTTTGGATACTTTGATATAAGATTGGATGGGAAATCTCTACTTGAAGGAGTGAACAGATCCTATAAGATATTTAGGCTTTTTGAGTATTTATTGACCTTTAGAGGTAAAAAGCTATTGCCCGAATCCATTGTAGAAAATTTATGGCAGGATAATGAGTATACCGATCCTAGGAGTGCACTAAGATTACAGATATTTAGATTGAAAAAAATGCTAGATAAAATACTTCCAGATGTTGCAGATACAACTAAGTATTATAGAATTAAATTTTCCAATGGATACTATTGCTTTGAACTAGGAGAACAAGCTATTCTTGATGCTGAAGAATTTCATGATTATATTGAAAAAGGAGATAGTATAGAAACTGATGAGGCAATAGAACTCTATAAAAAAGCACTTAAGTTATATAACGGTCCATACTTAGCAGATAACTCATATGAAATGTGGCTTGTCCCTGTAAGAAATCATTATAATCGATTATATATTAAAACCCTACTTAAGCTTTTAGAAATCCTAAAGGGAAGGGAAGAATATAGTAGTATTATAGAATTATGTGAAGATGCTATTAATATGGAACCTTATGAAGAAATAATCCATATATACTTAATGGAAGCCATGCTAAAGCTAGGATTTATTAAAGAAGCGTTGGATCATTACGAGTACATAACCTCATTATTGTATAAAGAGATGAGGGTTAGTCCTTCTTTGAGGCTTAAAAGCATCTACAGAAAGATAAAAGGCTACTACAGCGAGAAAAAAGAAGTGACAATAGATGGTATAAGGGAAAAACTAGAGGAAGATAATTATCAGGGTGCACTATTATGTGATTCAGATACTTTCAAGGTTTTACTTAACCTTCAAAAAAGAAAAGGATTAAGAGACGAAGTATCAGATTTTATTGGTCT of the Proteiniborus sp. DW1 genome contains:
- a CDS encoding BTAD domain-containing putative transcriptional regulator — translated: MLYIKTFGYFDIRLDGKSLLEGVNRSYKIFRLFEYLLTFRGKKLLPESIVENLWQDNEYTDPRSALRLQIFRLKKMLDKILPDVADTTKYYRIKFSNGYYCFELGEQAILDAEEFHDYIEKGDSIETDEAIELYKKALKLYNGPYLADNSYEMWLVPVRNHYNRLYIKTLLKLLEILKGREEYSSIIELCEDAINMEPYEEIIHIYLMEAMLKLGFIKEALDHYEYITSLLYKEMRVSPSLRLKSIYRKIKGYYSEKKEVTIDGIREKLEEDNYQGALLCDSDTFKVLLNLQKRKGLRDEVSDFIGLITLDPKDNDEYSEKDIKNAVKVMTRVLEKSLRKGDVFSLWNDSQAVAILHKAKEDGLNKIGNRIRKNFYNNIQENKYRISIKFLPLTSKNNVL